The sequence below is a genomic window from Harpia harpyja isolate bHarHar1 chromosome 3, bHarHar1 primary haplotype, whole genome shotgun sequence.
tgcctgcctgcaaaaCACACCTGGCCACACTCATGAAACGGATTTAGCATGAGCAAGTGCCAGGCAGTTCTGCTGAAAGTGTTCCCCAGTCTTCAAGCCTGTAAAGATTCATTATTGGGGTCACGAACACTGCTGAGAGAAGACTTTAATTCAGGGGTCCCTATTGCTACAGCCAAGTGGAGAAGTAACTGAGAAAGCAATTCAGAACAACTGCATCCGATGTCATGCGAGGTGCCCCAACAAAATACGAGATGCTCACAGGGAGGCAAACTCTCAAACAGCACTGCTTAACAGACGAGGAAGGGTGCATGATGAACCAGCTCAGCAGAAATCATCTGCGCTTGCACCTGATACCAGAGGCACCCCGCAGCAGCCGGTCCGCTTgtcagagagagggaaagaggcttCCACAGATGACTGGACAGTAATCCGCCGAGGAGAACTGTCTCGTTAATAAATCTGTCCTCTGCAATGAGACTCCGCTCACACAGATGTGTCAGTTCCTCTATTCGGAGGGAGCAGCCTGAAAAAGATCACAGCAGCTACGCTTTCCGTGAACGGCAGAGGCCAGGGCGAAGAGGCATCGGCGAGCACCGGCGAGGCGGTGGCGTGGTGTGCTTCCTCCGCGCTGCCTCGGCACGTCTGCCCACGGGCGGCTTCTACCGACACGCAGCAAACGAAGCTACAAAAGCAGgaggctgccctgcctgcctgtgtCAAGCAAAGTTGTCAACAGCATCTGGTTTTTAGGCCCCATTTGGCAGATTGTACTGTTGGATGTTTCACTGCCATAAAGTTCTTACAGCCTTTTGGTTTTACCTCATGCTACAAGGGTTTTTAAATCCAAACAGCTCATGCACCGGGAAGAAGACAGAACTGGTCAGCAAGCGTGACCTTCTGCAAGTTTTCACTTCCTGGTTCATGAgtcaattcttttttcttccccgtTTCCCTTCTTAAATTCTCCAGCACCGGAACGGAAGGAAAACCAGAATTCAGCTGTGGCCCTGGCCTTGCCACGCCACCATCTTGTGCAGGGTCTATAGCCCACCTCCGCAGCCCGTCTCCAGGCCCTCCGCTGCAACGCTCTCGCTTTGGGCGAGAAGATGTGAAAGAACCTGAGGAAATCCTCCCACCAACAGAGAAAGGACTGTGCAAACCAGCCGCTCCACCGGAGCGAGGCAGCTTTGCAGAACGACTGAAGGGAGGACTCCTGTGCAGTCTTGTTCTCCCTCGCAGGCAGCAGCCCGCAGCCCACAGCCCACGTCTCCTGCGGTACTCCATACACATAGGAAGACGTTCAGGAGGTTCACCACTACTGCTCACCTACCGCAAAGCTTCCCCTTGAACATCTAACTgtgaaacagagaaggaaaactcAATTAAAGATGAAAGGGGCAAATTATGCACCGTAAAGTCAAACGACATCAACTCCTCCTTTCCATCCTTCAtctagaaaataagaaagttggAAGTAAGCTGCAAACTGAACGAACACCTCGTTTAACCTCAACACTGGGATACTCCAAGTACTACTCTGAAGTTAATAGAACACTTTCAATAATTTATAGCTAACCTTTTATCCTACTATATTTTGAAATCTACTCCCTTATACTAATAAATAAACAAAGGAGAAAGGGCACTTTGTGTGGCACCTACCCTATGAGTCAGTGAATATGTATGTGTGAGCAGGCAGAGGTATGGGCAGGAGCCTGCAGAATCACAAAAGGATGACAGAAACAATGTTTACAAGTTCAAATGCCCCCAGCTGTGGAAAAGAAGCAATGGATAAAAACCACATCAATctggaaaaaattaatctgaagagGCTAACATTTGAAAAGCACCTATGTCAGAACCCAAACCTACAGATATTCTCTTGGTGGAGTCCAAAAGAAAATGATACTCACCCCAGTCCTGGAGGGGACCAAcaatttttacatatttaaaacattaaaccCAGGATGTTCCTGGGACCAGGATCCCACCTTtgctatttaaatatataattcctccatttgctgcattttctttgccaagaaatataactaaaaaaaaccccaaacaacttcTCTAGCATTGCTGTACCACAGCAGCAGTGCAACTCTAATTCAGTCCAGATCTGTCCCACACACCCGATCCTCAGCGCATGCACTGATCTTGCAAAGacactcttcctcctcccctgcagtaACATCACTCCACTGACTGCAAAGCTCCTTGCCCTGTCCCTATGTAACACAGCTTGGCTAGATGCGGCATCGGCTGCAGAGAAGAATCCATCTGTTGCGACTTCAAAGAAGACGAGTTGGAGCTCTGTGATTCCTAAAACCCACAAATATTCCACCTTGGTTTGCCTGATTTGTCATTAACGTTTCTCATGCCTAAATTAAGAAGGACACAAAGCATCAGATGCGCGCTGACAGTGTTGCAGCTGAACAGCTTTTATAGCTTAGCCTCGTTTCCCTCCACACCTCCAAATGTTTCTTGGTTGTGCGGGCTGCATACCAACACATGGCAAGCCATCACAAGCCAAATTAATATTATTAGTGTGCACTAACTATTATGGGTTTGGTGCAAACTCCAATAAAACTAAGGAACCAATTATTTTACCACATCTATGGGGCACTGACCTGTTTGCCCATTTTCCCTGTTCTCAAAGATCCTTCAGCCTGGTACCCAACTCTGTGATGAAGCCTGTTTAGCACCAGTGAAGTTCCCCACATTCAGACTGACAACGTTCTGAGCTGAGATGAGGGAATCAAAGTTAAAATCCAGCCCATCTGCATCCATGAGTTCACTGCGGATAATGGACTCCATGTCACACTCCAGGCTCCCATTGAAAATATCCAAGTCCAAGTCGCTTGGGAATTTCTCATGTCCCATGACTGGGAGGTTCACGCTAGAGGAGTACAAAGAGGAGCCTGAGAGCGGGTCAGAAAGTGTTTGCATAGACTGATTGACAGGTGACTGCTGATGTTTGGTGGATCCCAAGCTGTTTGAGTCACTCAAGCCTATGTTACTGATGGAATTGGACAAGGCACGGCTGCCACTAAGAGAGGAGTTGTGGGACTGGTGCTGGTGATGGGGCAGGCTCTGATTGACCAGACTGCCCTGGCTGGACTGCGCGGCAAACGACATCATGGGGTCGTTGCGGAGCATTATATTCCTGCGGGAATTCTGGGCGGACACAGCTGTGCTGGCTTGTGACATGAGTGGGTCAGACTGTGTCATCATGACATCGCTGTGACTAAGTGCATCAGAGGCAAGGAGATCCTGCAGCGTCTGGTTGTTGTAatgagaaatggaagagaaggTGGCCTGCTTGTTCTCCTGAATGGTCTGCATGGGTGACTGGCGGAGGGAATTCAGGGATGATGGCCCAAACACGGCGTTGTTGAAACTACTTGACGGGGAACCCAGCCCTGAACCTTTGGAACCATAAGGAAAACTGGAGCTTCTCTGCATTATCCCTCCTGTGGGTgactgctgggagggagggagtgttATATTGTCCAAGAGATCATCCATGAGGTTATCTGTCAGTCCATCGTTCAAATTCATTGTCCCAGCCATATCAGTCAACCTAGGCAACTCCACAGTACATGGTTTGTTTACCGATGGGGACAAGCTCGATGGACTACTGTACAGCATGGGAGAAAGCGGAGCATCATCATCTTGAACATCATCTAGTTCGGTGCTTGCCAAGATCGGTGACAAGCGGCCACTGATCGTACTGGCATTTGAATTTGTACGGGAGCGAAAATCTGTCCATGCATCCAGCTCGTCGCTGCTGCGAGAGGTGGGACTCCCTGGCCACTTGGAGAGCTGAGAAGGGCTGTCCTCGCTTGTCTCCTGGGCAGTCTGCAGGGCTGCCTTTTTCTTAGCCGCCCGCCCTCTGCTCTTCGTGTACTTGTTGCTGTTGTCCATCGACACAGCACGTCTCCGGGGTGCCTTGCCGCCTTTTCCACCATCTGGATTGATCATCCACCAAGAGCTTTTCCCGGTGCCTTCATTCTGCACCCTGACGAATCGACTGTGGAGTGACAAGTTGTGCCGGATTGAATTCTGCaggaaaggaacaaaacaaaacatgaaaaccaGCACCCCACTTCTTTTACTATCCAAATCTTAGTCATTAAACCAACATCACATGAAAAGAGCAACATGAATAAAAGCATTGGGCCCTCCTGGACATCACCACAGCTTTCTCAGGTGGTGGACATGGGAGGGCTGGAGTGTGACTGCAGCATGCCAGCATGCTGCTGTAAAACAAGCCCTGTGCTTGCACTAGCGGTGCATTCCTGCTGCCCATCCCTACACCCCCAAAAGCTGCATTCTAAGGAAAGGAGTGTGACACAGCCCTACTCCTGCTAGCAAGGAGCTAGACATTTCTCCCTTACTTTTGACTCAGGACAAACCTCTATACTACCAGCAATCTTGCCATCGGttccttgaaataaaaactgcaaaGGCACTGCAAAAATCTGACTGGAGGGGTAGTCACACTCATTGCAGCCTctgcaaatgtctttttaattcttcatgtgCATGTGTATTGTGTATTTGTTATAATAACTCTTGAGAAAACTCAAGTGCTGTTGCTCCTCTCCCACAGGCACTCTGTGCATGACTAAGCTGTACTTTCTCTCTTGATTAGAGGCACCAGAATTACACCCGTACCGCAATAGCTGGCCAGCTGTCCCCTTGCTATAGTATCCTCACAGTCTTCAAAACATGATGTGACACAGTGCATGACGATATCCCTGTGCCTGTAAGCTGCTAGATAGAGAGTTGTGTAAAGCTGCTGTACACAGTCAGATACCCCGGGCCATACAGGATGATACAAAATACAGTACTTTCAGGGGAGCCCATGCACTGCCTGCTTTTGCATATTACCTGCTTGCACTAGTCAGCAATGTCTACTGTCCAAAAACCATGTTGACTCAAACCGATGATAATCATCTCAGAGTGAGAAAGAGGCCAAGAAAACCAGCCCACGGTACCCCTAGTGAAATGACTCCAGATTTAAACCGAAATAACCAAGACGAAAATCCCAGTCTGCTCATCCTGCTGAGGATGAGCAACTGGTATTTGTTAGTGAGAATGCTtccaggttttggtttttttcctccatgtgcAAGTCAAAAGATTTTTGGAGCTATCCCCTATTCCTTTGACAAAACAGTTGTGCTATTCCTCCAGGTTAAAGATGATTAAGTTTAAAAAGTTGCATgagttcttttttcttaaattttggtAATTACCAGGTATAGCTATAAAGAGGATAAAATCCCATTTGTTCTACCAGcatgctttaaaaacacaaagtCAAAAGGACTATAGCATAATCAAACCATCCAAGGTAAGTGTCCTTCATTTACAAAGCAGTGAAGAAATTCCAGGGCAAAGAATGAATCAATCAACAAATCATTCACAAGAATCTCGACATTTGCATCCTTAGGATAAATGGATGTTTGACATAAGTGAACTGGAGACACATTTGATGTATAAAGAAATACAGCccagctttttttaaactatttttttcagtatataatgccttttttttcccctgttaagTGTTGTGGTTTTTGTCAGattgtgaaatggaaaacatgcCTGAAGTTCTCGCACGCAGACAGCAGACGCGGTTGTGATTATCACTTAATGAAAAGAGAAATCATATGGACCACGGTTCAAAATAGCAACTGTTATGTTTTAAACAATTTGCACAAAACAGCAGACCAGACTTCGCAGACTTACTCAAGAGAAGTTTGGGTCAGTGCCTCAGCTATAAACTTGCCCATTTCTAAGGAACTATCATGCCATCAAAATATGGTGGATTGAGTTGCAGCATAATAGTTCTTCAGTCTAAGGAAGGAAAGAGCTTTTTATTAAACTGATGACATTTTAACTATATTTTGAGTCTGGCAATAGCCTGTTTCTAACTTCTAAAAACTAGGCGCCACTGCTTACTTCCTCAGGTTTCGCCCAACTGGCTGGAGAACTGCTGGGTTTTTGAAAAATAACCTTTGTAGATATTCCAGCTTGTACTGCATCAATGCAGGTAGCTCTCACATTCACCCCCTGGGACTTTCATGGACAACCACTTGTGAGAACATCTGCACGAGAATCTCGCCTTGCAAAGAGCCAGCGGCAGGGTGAGGACAACCAGAGCTAGCCCACCACACCAAGCCAGGCTACAAAAGCCATACAAACCATGCTGTTCCCCACCTAAAAATGCTGGGTATAAGAATACACAGCACCGTGACTCttgctaatgaaaaaaatcttataaaacacagaaaagaaacacccAAGGTAGCATACGCAGCGTGCCACACAGCTTCAGATATAAAAACACTCAGTCAAAGTGCCAGCATCTAACAGTTTTCCACCTATAGTATTCTCATAAAACGGCTTATTTCTGTTGGTGGTAGCCATAGTATGAAACCATTTGGCCTAAAACATGAAAAATCCTAAATGGTGAAATTGTGAGACTGAAGCACCACCTTTCAGGATGAGGGCtcctgcatgtgtgtgcacatgtgtaattttcttcttctcataTCTTTTTGCTCAGTGTTGGTATTACACAAGTAATAAAAGAATGTAATAATACTTCTGCGTTGAAAATTGGTGGTTATAAAAAATCcaagcagtttgttttccttcacaTCAAGCAATATGCCACTTATACTCcagcttctgtttttctttacttttcttctgTAGGAAGATTGTTTTCTTAAGCATAATTATGGGCCAATTTATTTTTGTGTACCCCATCTCCACCCTCTGTTCAAACACTGCCTTAAAACCCACTTCTTTCACGTAACCTCCCCCGCTAACCTCTTCAGCAACAGTATCTGAGTTTCTTGGTTTCTCCTTGTGTTGGATGCTCTGCCAAATCAAATTAGGGCTGGATCCTATTATCCTTTCACATGCAATTTTACTACAGAAGTCACCAGGATTGACAACTCACATCAGTAAACGCTGCTGTGCTGTGCTACCAGGCTGCAATCTGGATGgaaataactgtattttctaCCTGGTTTCTGAGCTGTCAAGGAATGTTCCCATCTGCTTAAAATATAGGAAAATATCACGGGACAATCTCTGCTCACAACCACGTGCATCAGTAATAAATGACCAGGCGACAAACCACAAAGGAGGTGgggaagcaaagaaaatacagtttatcaTTTGAACCCACTGCTGATCAAATTAATGGGGATTTGTCTTTGACTTATGTGGGAGACGGATTAGGCCATGATGATGGAAACATAACACATTTTTTCATGCCAAAATGCAATGAGAAACTTTAAAAGATCTATAAAGGAACTTCCATCAATCTGTCCTGGAGACCATATGTAGATGGGACAGATGCTAGCCAGGCTGCAGACACCTTGGAAAGAGCTCAGATACTACCAATGGGTAGAACATATGGACTGTACAAGAACAGAGTAGAAAAGAAATACGATGAGCTCCTCCCTTTATTAGTGTTACTATTTATACCGGACTTGAAGAATGCTGTGCGCTCTGCTAAGAGCCAGAAGACTTGAGGTTCCTGCAGATAAGACCAAGAGCATCCCGTACGGCATTGAGCCCAGCCCGGCTGGGTCCCGGTCCCCCAGGGAAGTGGTCCTGTGGGGAAGAATGACCGGCCCTGGAGATGAGGAAGACCTGGACAGAGGAACACACGAGGCAGGTCGGATGTGGTATGAGCAGAGGGTGGTACAGTGCCACAGGCAAGCGGCGCTGCTACCCTACCTTGGCTTAGGCTGATGGCATCAGGAGAAGGGGTGCAGCTGGGTGCCCACTAGTAGCCAGGGCAGCAACACAAGGGGTAACAGCACTTTCCCAAACTCGGGGCCACGCTCTCAGCTTCTACAAATGTCGATCCGCTGCACCGCGTTTTGTTCAGTTAATACTCCTCGAGGGAACCAGCCACATTTTgctcacaaaaaaaccaaaaattatatCGGCTGCCATGTCCTAATTACACGTGTCTCTCTTGATATTTTGATAAGACTGCACATGAGTAAGCTCCCAGAGAGGACACTCAGACATTTCCAAAGTACCATATACCTCATTTGATAGGAGCAACTGAATGAGTCTCCTGGGGAGGCTGGGACCGCGCGTTATTTCAACACTCAGCCCCAGTCAGGCAACAGCAGCAAATGCTTGAGCCTTTAAAACGGAGAAAATTCCCCCTCCCTGTGCGTGTTTCGGCCTCTTCCAAGCCATGTTTACCTTGTGGAGCCCGTCCATTAACTCAGACACCAGCTGCAAGTGCTTCTACTGCAGTACAGAGTCTTTTTTGTCTGGAAGCAACATGTGGTATCAATTTATCATCCTCAACAACGCAACAAGGAATCCactcactttaaaaataaaaagagagttGTGTAACTTAACTCTTAAAAGCccctgcttttttaaaaaaaaaaaaaaaagcctaaagaTTAGCAAGATGAGGTGCAGCTGGTGGCTGCCAAGTCCAAGTTACACACTggtctgtttttatttcagtgttttgtaaTGACTGGCTAATTCGTTATTTCAGATACAGGCTCCTGAACTGTAAAGTTACGGCTACAAATCAAAAGCAGTTGTTTATTTTAACAAGTGGGATACTAGGACATgatgggagaaaaacaaatgttatcTGCAGACCCATAAATGCTGCTAATGCTCACTTGGGAGAATTACACTTTATTTTATACTGTATTAACATACTTAATGTTCTAACTTCACTGTATGAAGTTGTCTGGCCGCTA
It includes:
- the FOXO3 gene encoding forkhead box protein O3 — protein: MAEASPPAPLSPLDVELDPEFEPQSRPRSCTWPLQRPELQASPAKPAGEPPADAASMIPEEEDDEEEGGSSAMAVGSAAPAGGEAAAAAAATAVPEEAARLLAPLPGGAPEGPSLSPGGAAAAGGGGLSGGPAAAPRKCSSRRNAWGNLSYADLITRAIESSPEKRLTLSQIYDWMVRCVPYFKDKGDSNSSAGWKNSIRHNLSLHSRFVRVQNEGTGKSSWWMINPDGGKGGKAPRRRAVSMDNSNKYTKSRGRAAKKKAALQTAQETSEDSPSQLSKWPGSPTSRSSDELDAWTDFRSRTNSNASTISGRLSPILASTELDDVQDDDAPLSPMLYSSPSSLSPSVNKPCTVELPRLTDMAGTMNLNDGLTDNLMDDLLDNITLPPSQQSPTGGIMQRSSSFPYGSKGSGLGSPSSSFNNAVFGPSSLNSLRQSPMQTIQENKQATFSSISHYNNQTLQDLLASDALSHSDVMMTQSDPLMSQASTAVSAQNSRRNIMLRNDPMMSFAAQSSQGSLVNQSLPHHQHQSHNSSLSGSRALSNSISNIGLSDSNSLGSTKHQQSPVNQSMQTLSDPLSGSSLYSSSVNLPVMGHEKFPSDLDLDIFNGSLECDMESIIRSELMDADGLDFNFDSLISAQNVVSLNVGNFTGAKQASSQSWVPG